GCATCTCAGAATGACCTGGAGTGGAAAGAGCCTGGGTTTGGGGACCCTCTGGCCTGTAAGCGACTTTctctgccacttgccagctgTTGTGGCCCTGAGcaattcatataattttttttttcttggcgtgggggacatttattttttaattatagaaagtacaagaaagaaaacaaaaatggctCACAATTTCACTGTCTTCACATAAAAAAACCAGCGTGCAGctagaacatttttaaatgacacaaagaaAAAGTCCCACCCAGTCCCTTTCCCAAAAGATGTCCACTCTTAAGTTTTTTGTGGATATGTTCAGAAAAAATATGCCTCACATCTGTCTACTTAGCTATAAGATAAGGATATAATTAAAGCTAGAAATAAGAATAGATAATATATACTTCTTTATTTATGCAAAAGGGATTACACTGTGCAGACTGTTcttacctttccttttcttctttcaattatattttgcaaatatagattatattttaatataatctatatttaaattatatatataataatttatagattaaaatataatttatattttatttataatatttatataatttataataatttaaatatagattaaaatatataaattatattttgcaaatatagcACATCAAGAGctaccttattctttttaaaggttgcatagtattccattgtatggatccTTTCATTCAGTATGTGTTTACTGAGTGCCAACCAATGAACGGTGCCAGGCGCTTTTTTAGGAGCTTGGGACACAGCAGTAGGCAAAATGGACCATGTCCTTGTTCTCATCAAACTGACATTTTAGTGGGAAAATGGACAATAAATATGTAACATAAAGTTGGGTAGTTGTAAATGCGATGCAGAAAAGTATACTTGAAGAATGGTCAGGGATCCTTTCAGAGGAGGTGCGATTCAAGCAGATTCCAGAATGAAGTGAGGGAGTGAGCATGTATGTATTTGAGGAAATGTGTTCCCAGCAGAGGGAACTGCAAGGGCAAATGCCTGGAGGTAGGAACCTGCCTAGCAAATTACAAGAAGAGCTAAGCGAGGGGAGAGAGCATAGGGTTCTAAAGAGGGCCAGATCCTGCCAGGCATTGTGAGAGCTTTGGATTTTCCTATGAGTGAAACAGGAGCTAttagagggttttgagcagaggggaGACACGGTCTGACTTAAGTTTTAACAAAATCACCTCGGCGCCCAGGCGGTTATGTGGATGCACCAAAACCAACGTACTGTTGCTGACATTTCATCTCTCCTGCCCACGTTGCTGAAGAGCTGCCCCCATAGATCTCAGTGTATTTGGGGGCATAGCTGCAGTTGAGTTCTTGGCAGTGCAGTCGTTGACTATGGATTTGCCAAATCTTCTCCCCCAAAAGCTTGATCATTCTGATCTTTAACTTCCTGGTAAATTAAAAGTTACAATAATAGTCTCCACTTCAGAGTATTTTGGGATCATCAAACAGAATATTGGATTTGAACTGGATATAAACTAAGGAGCAGCGCCCGTGGTAGCCAGGAGTTCTTTGGAGTGTCTGGAATGTAGCCGCCTTCTTGGAGAGCTTTTATGGCCAAGGTTTCCTGGGGTCTTGCCTTTTTTATTTCCCGGTGGTTTCCTTGCTCCGTCTGATTTTGCAGATAAAAGATTTCCTCCCTTTGTTGACATGGTTTATTTTGCAGGGGACAACAGcctttaggattgtttttctggAGTGCGATGGGGGCGGAGGCTCAGGTTTAGGGTGTTACTTCAGGGCCCTCCCTGGATGGTGGTGGATGTCTTCTTACTCTTTGATTAGTCATCTTCTGGAAGACTAAGAAGTGGAAAATTTTAAAGCCGCTGCCAGATCGTGACTCGAGGCTGTAGCCTGCAGGTTAAACGTTGAGAAGCCCGGATGGCTGGCAGCAGTTTGTTTTCAGGAACTGGGAGGCTGCAGGCAGAACAAAGCGGCTCCCACGGGGTGGGGGGTTCCCAGGGCTCCTGAGGGGAGGTCCTGATAGCCCCTCTGCAAGTGACTTGGGAACTGTAGAGGCCAAACCGCTTAGTCCACCTGGGTTTACTTCCTGAGGGCTGATCTTCTGCGGCAGGCTGGCCAGTATGTAGATGGGAACGGTGTGTGATCTGCCCTGACCAGTGCTGTGGCCCCTGGACCcgtgtggctattgagcactgaGGAACAGAATcgtacattttctttcattttaattcattaaaagttaaagaggggaattccctggcggtccagtggttaggacttagcgCTTTCagtgccgagggcccaggtttcatccctggttggggaaccaagatccctgCAAGcctcgtggtgcggccaaaaacagaaaaataaataagaagagcCACGTATGTTCAGTGGTTATGGATCACACAGCGCAGCTCCGGGCTGTTACCCCTGCACCCTGTCTGACCTTGAACTCCCCCACTTGGCTCCAGGAGTCTGTGGCCTTATTTCCTCAGATCAGGTGCCCCATCCCCAAGTCCATACAGTCTTTTCTTTTGGCTCTGACCTCATCCATACATCCCCTTTCTGGAGGGGCCAACACGTGTGTggcacaaaaaaaaacccaaaatgtgcTGCCTCGTTCTCCCGGGTCTCGGGGGCTCCTTCCTCCCCGACTGGACTGAGATGGAGCTGAGTCTGCTCATTCCTGTTGTCATCCTGGTCACTTAGGTTGTGCCCATTAAATACTTACTGCTAgctgattgattgatttgcccTCTTTGACTgatttctcccctccctcctaggTGCCTTGAAGAAGAGTCTCACAGCTGAGCAGGTCCGGGCTGATTTCATAACTCTGGGTAGGTGACCACCAAGGCTGCTCAGGGTGACAGGTCCTGCAGCCCTTCACTGTGTTCATGTCTCCTTCTGTTCTCTTATAGGTCTCAGTGAGGAGAAAGCCACTTACTTTTCTGAAAAGGTATCATAATTCCTCCTAATCAAGGTTAATTAAGATCGCTTGCTTTTAtttcatgaaaagaaacaaatggaaaatgcTGACTAAGGAAAAACCGTCAGTCATCATGTGTCGTCTCCCAGCTTAATGTTTTTCATTTGGTTTCATGCAAATGACAGACATGTAGCTTTTAAACAGCACTATTCAGTGCATCTCTAACTTTTTCCCTCTGATTTGACTGAATATAAATGTCATACAGTTTTTGTTCCAACCTGGATTAAATcttggaataaaagaaaacatttaaattgtcTCCTGCCCCTCTtgactccccccagcccccagatcTGTGCACATAGGCCGAGCCCTTCGTTCTGCATGCTTACCACTGTCTGTGCAAAGACTAAACATGCTGTGTTGGGGGCGGAATGAAGAGGGGGGATTTTTTCCCATTGTTATGACTTtggctttttgcttttgttccagtGGAAACAGAATGCCCCCACCCTTGCTCGATGGGCCATAGGTCAGACTCTGATGATTAACCAGCTTATAGATATGGAGTGGACATTTGGAGGTAACTAGTTAGAGCCAGTCCTGGGTCATTTGGGTGATGTAGGGTTGGGTGGCAGAGGCTTTCAGATGACTTTGCTGGGGAAGAGGTGTCCTTGGTCCCCCAAGACTGTTGGGTCCAGCACCTGCTTCTCTGTGTCGCTGTCAACATTCGGCAGCTCTTTCTATCCACGGGTCTCAAGAAGTTCACTTCCTGAAAAGCACACTCTGCTGTCCTCATACTGGCCCCCACATGGCTTCTGCTGTACAACTTACAAGATTGGGGTCTTCAGGGTGAGTCCTCAACCAGTCACTTACTGGTTTTCTCTTTTGTGTCACAGTGACGTCTGGGAGCAGCGAACTGGAAAAAGTGGGAAGTATTTTTTTACAAGTAAGTCTTCTCCTGATCTCTGAAAATTGGGAGATTTTTGACTTGGTATTAAATCTACATTGGGTTTCTTTAATATCCAGTGCCTTGTGTATCTCAGAGCAATGTGGTCAGCCAAAGATGTAGTCACTAACACGCTTACTTTCAGATTAATAGGATCGGGATATGATTCTTGAAAGTTTGATTATTCATGTAATCGCGGAAATTGTTAGAAGTTTTGGTGGTGGACGATCCAGACTGCTCCCGAGTAACTCTCAAGTGAGATGCTGGATGCTTTGATGTTTACGTGACAGTTCAGGTTTCAGGAATTTCTTTGCCCAGTTgtcatcattttaatttaaatgttttctttctctttttcctttttggatcAGTTAAAGTTGGTGGTTAAGAAAGGAAATCAAACTGAAAATTTATACATAGGTGAGTCCAAATTCCCATTAGAGCTCTTTCCCTTTTCCCACATTTTCTTCAGTCATTGGGCTTGTGAAGCCCGCCACCAAtcatttttccagaagaaaaagtcaTAACCAAGCTGTGGAGTCACCATTCTGCTGCCTTTGCTCTCATAAATAATAAGCCGTCAGCAGGTTGGAGACCCCACAGTTTGAAGACTTTTAGACCTTTCTGCAAAAGGGAAAGGGTAAGGTAGGAACGGCGAGTATCGAAGCGCAAGAAGCTCTTGCTGTAAGAGCCACGTCTACTGTCCTGAATGACCCCCTTTCATCCCTTTGTGCCGGGGAGTTAATGCCATTTTAAAtcccccccttccttttttttgtggAGCTGAGAACTTTCTATGTTCAAggcttcagttctttttttttttttttaaggcttcaGTTCTTTATTATGATCAATTACCTGTCAAGAACTGCTTAGAGGTactaaaccaaaaaagaaaaagtctctggGTGGAAATTCATTTTCTTGGATGATTCTGTGGAGTTGGAAACACTCACCTGAAGCTGCATTTTCTCTCCCCAGAATTAACCTTGCCTCAGTTCTACAGCTTCCTGCACGAGATGGAGCGAGTCAGAACCAGCATGGAGTGTTTCAGCTGATTTCTGTCCCCCTGCATCTCCACctcgccccctccctgccccctcctcctccccggtGACTGCTCAGAGAGGCCGCTCGCTCCCAGGCCTGTGGCCGCTCCTTTGGGCCTGCTTGCCTCTTGGGAGCCCAGGTGCAAAGGTTTCTGAAAAACAAAGGATTAAGTACTTAAGGAGCCTGATAGGCTGGTCCTGAAGAGTCTTTGTTGAGGGACCCTCCACGACCTATCTCCCAGGTCACGGTTTAGATATTCAGAGAAGCGATTGCATCTCAGATGCAGGGGAGGAAATAAGTTGAGTCACCTCCCTTTCAAAGTTCCAGAGTAAACAAATGGTCTATCGCTCAAGATACGCACTGATGACCTTCCCCCGCAAAAGAACGAGGacttatttatggctgaggaaGAGGTGGACTCCGTGAATGACACACGGGGGAGCCCCCAGCGGAGTTTGTAAGTTTGTGGTGGTGGTGCTTTGCTGATCAGTCTTTAGTGGACACCTGTGTAAGAATACATGCTGGGTCTGCTCtgaaaaaaactgaggcttcACTTCAGGTTTTGCCCTGTTGTGTGTAATGAGGTGGGCCTTTTGAGGCGATTTCAGGTTGTTTCGGTTCAAGCTGACCTTCTCTGGTGGttagaagaataaaaaaggttctgaagaacaggTCTGCATCTGGTCGTCTCTATGCATGGATTAAAGAGTCACCTGCCTTTCAGAGAGCTAGTGCTCTTATCTTCAAAAATtatcttcctgggcttccctggtggcgcagtggttgagagtccgcctgccgatccaggggacacgggttcgtgccccggtccgggaggatcccacatgccgcggagcggctgggtccctgagccatggccgctgagcctgcgtgtccggagcctgtgctccgcaacgggagaggccacaacagtgagaggcccgcgtaccgcaaaaaaaaaaaaaattatcttcctgATTTTGGTGAGGGCCCTGGGTCTTCAGTGAAATTTGCCGTGGTCCGAAGTGGGAATTCGTAAGATCAGTTCAGGGAAAACTGAGGTTAAAAACATCATAAAAAGCGGAGTGGATGAATGCTTTGTGTTCAGTACCACCCTGGCACGTAAGTTCTCCTCCTCctacctctccccttcccctcagaAATTTTCCAAACTTTTGAGTAGATTATACATGCCCATGATTCAAAAAATACATTGTAGAGTAATTCCTTCTCCCGCCCCACTCCCCACTTACCTAGTTCCCCTCCCCAGAGGGAACACCTGTCATGAGTTTATTCTGTGTTCATGCATTTGCAAATACACAGGCACTGAGTTTGACTTTTCTTCCCACACAAATGGTAGCATACTGTATACACACCGTGTCCTGCACCTTACTTTTTCCCACTTGGAAATCATTGCACATCAGAACAGAGAGAGCAGCCTCATTTTTTGAACAAATGGATGATTTATTTAACCGCTTTCCTGCTGATgggtgtttgggttgtttccattcttttttttaatatataaatttatatattttatttatttatttttgagtgcattgggtcttcgttcctgtgtgtgcgctttctctagttgcagcaagcgagggctactctgttgcggtgcacggccttctcattgcagtggctgttcgtttttcggagcacgggctctaggcgtgtgggctcagtagttgtggctcgtgggctgtagagcacaggcgcacacgggcttagtagctctgcagcatgtgggatcttcttggaccagggctcgaacctgtgtcccctgcattggcagggtgtattcttaaccactgcgccaccagggaagtccctccattcttattttcttatgaACGATGCTACAACTGAATtttatataccattttacatGTGGGGGAGTGTATTTATAAGGTAAACGTGgatgtggaattgctgagtcaaagaaTATGTGCATTTATCAAAGAATATAGAAGGAGTAAAGCAAAAAGCCCCTCTGCCCTGTCTCCCATTACTCAGTTCCCCCACTGCCCTCCTCCAACAGGTAACCCCTGCTGTTAGTTTCTTAGTTATCCTTCCAGAGAGTTTTTCCCCCACAGGTAAGCAATacgaattttaatttttactttttttgttgtttacacAGATGATTATACACTAtacacattattattaatatatcttggagatctttccatgtcagtacaTAAAGGGACTGCATCCTTTTCTGTGGCTACAATATATTCTGATATGTGGATGGGTTATAACCAGCATTTACAATTTTGATAAATAGTGTGGGTATTAGTGTTCTCCAGAGAACAGAaccagctctgtgtgtgtgtgtgtgtgtgtgtgtgtgtgtgagagacagagagagagagaggactgatttattttaaaggattggCTCACAGGATTGTGGAGGCTTGGTAAATCTAAAATCTGTAGAGTAGGCTGgctggctggagacccagggaagagtttcAGATccagtccaaaggcagtctgctggcagaattccttgcttggaggaggtgggggagtcCATCTTTGGTCTAataagaccttcaactgattggatgaggcccacccacattacaaAGGGGAACTGCTTTTCTCTGGTttaaagtccactgatttaaatgttaatctcatctcaAAAACACCTTTATAGAAACATCCAGAGTAATGTTTGGTCAAACATCTGGGCACAGTGGCTCAGCCAAGTTAACGCACAAACCAAACCGTGACAGTGCCAAACTGACCTCTTCAGAGATTGTTCCAATTTATATAAGATTACTGCCCACACGTCCCAAAGAAGAGCAAATCAGTGCCTTTGGACAGAACTTCCAAATGTGTCCATGAGGTTTCGTTTGCCTGACACCATGGGAATCTAATATAAAAAGAATTCACAGAATGTCAGGACAGGAAGCTACCTAAAGTGCAATCTAGTTAAATCCATTTgcattacagatggggaaactgagactagAGATCGAAACTGGCTGCTGGCCAGTGGTCTGTGCTGCCTTGTGAACCATGGGGTCTGCTTGGTTCAGAAACGGGGTCCTGAAAGACCTGAGGGGGATCAGCCCAGCAAGCAGTCCAGGGTTGGTCCGTGTCAGATGCTCTGTGAGAGCTGTACCTGGCTCCCCTGGGCGGATTCTGACCAAGGAGCTCCTGGCCCTGCCCAG
The sequence above is a segment of the Orcinus orca chromosome 16, mOrcOrc1.1, whole genome shotgun sequence genome. Coding sequences within it:
- the COMMD7 gene encoding COMM domain-containing protein 7 produces the protein MGRLHCTQDPVPEAVGGDMQQLNQLGAQKFSALTEVLFHFLTEPKEVERFLAQLSEFATTNQISLGPLRSIVKSLLLVPNGALKKSLTAEQVRADFITLGLSEEKATYFSEKWKQNAPTLARWAIGQTLMINQLIDMEWTFGVTSGSSELEKVGSIFLQLKLVVKKGNQTENLYIELTLPQFYSFLHEMERVRTSMECFS